From a region of the Candidatus Brocadia sp. genome:
- a CDS encoding DMAP1-binding domain-containing protein: MKRHLVMCCMIAYCVCCAHLIGCGGGGAEIKQTTTNTSLGQELQDLDTAYQKKIITEKEYKNAKEKLLKKYAK, from the coding sequence ATGAAAAGACATTTGGTGATGTGTTGTATGATAGCTTATTGTGTATGCTGCGCCCATCTTATTGGCTGTGGAGGTGGTGGTGCAGAAATTAAGCAGACCACAACGAATACGAGTCTGGGACAAGAATTGCAGGATCTCGATACCGCGTATCAAAAAAAGATCATAACGGAAAAAGAATACAAAAATGCAAAGGAAAAATTGCTGAAAAAGTATGCAAAATAG
- a CDS encoding carbohydrate porin, protein MNIFWKSWGTLALLLTMMGLSGARAEEIQSVADTPKENVHGSVKATSQPGGEMPRLVPWLDYTGGLWHSAGLTGDWGGARQQLMDKGIRFDVSLIQTLQGNWAGGTDYDYPYQGNMRYGIQLDTGKAGLWPGGLLVARGETRYGNSNNLNTGALLPVNTASLYPVPEDDVTALTDLYYLQFLAPWVGVMAGKMSLRESNVFASNETEQFMNTAFNFNAALATTFPLVALGGGVILHPVDWLTVSTLAIDSEGTADRSGFDTVFERGTTLYQMAEFTIKPFGLTGHQRIGWTWSDRSRIQFEQNPRNVIGAIITESTAGLERKGHDGSFLYDFDQYLYAVPGKKDRGLGLFGRFGLTDGEVNPVQEFYSIGLGGKGMIPGRDNDSFGVGYYYLTVSDKLPRVIERRTREEQGVELYYNIAVTPWLHITPDFQIIEPTREDVDTTLVAGVRMKIEF, encoded by the coding sequence ATGAACATATTTTGGAAGTCATGGGGAACATTGGCGCTATTACTCACGATGATGGGATTGTCCGGCGCACGTGCAGAGGAAATCCAGTCTGTTGCGGACACTCCCAAAGAAAATGTGCATGGATCTGTTAAAGCGACAAGTCAACCCGGCGGAGAAATGCCCCGGCTGGTTCCCTGGTTAGATTACACCGGCGGTCTGTGGCATAGCGCTGGACTGACAGGAGACTGGGGAGGCGCCCGGCAGCAGTTGATGGATAAGGGCATTCGATTTGACGTAAGCCTCATCCAGACGCTCCAGGGAAACTGGGCGGGCGGAACCGATTATGATTATCCTTACCAGGGGAACATGCGATACGGCATTCAACTTGACACAGGCAAGGCAGGTTTGTGGCCAGGCGGCTTGCTTGTTGCCCGCGGAGAAACCCGGTACGGAAACAGCAACAACCTGAATACCGGCGCGCTGCTTCCCGTCAATACGGCATCACTCTACCCTGTGCCGGAGGATGATGTCACTGCGTTGACGGATCTCTATTACCTGCAATTCCTGGCCCCCTGGGTTGGCGTTATGGCCGGAAAGATGTCCCTGCGAGAGTCAAACGTCTTTGCCAGCAATGAAACCGAGCAGTTTATGAATACTGCATTCAACTTCAATGCCGCCCTGGCAACCACGTTTCCGCTGGTTGCACTGGGTGGTGGCGTCATTCTCCACCCCGTCGACTGGCTTACGGTCTCCACTCTGGCGATAGATTCTGAAGGAACGGCTGACCGCAGCGGATTCGATACGGTTTTTGAAAGAGGCACTACGCTCTATCAGATGGCTGAATTTACGATCAAACCCTTTGGCCTTACCGGACACCAGCGTATTGGCTGGACCTGGAGCGACAGGAGTCGCATCCAGTTTGAGCAGAACCCCCGCAATGTTATTGGGGCCATCATTACCGAATCAACCGCAGGGTTGGAACGGAAGGGGCATGACGGATCGTTCTTATACGACTTTGATCAATACTTGTACGCGGTGCCCGGCAAGAAAGACCGGGGACTTGGTCTGTTTGGCCGGTTCGGGTTAACCGATGGCGAGGTAAATCCGGTTCAGGAGTTTTACAGCATCGGCCTTGGGGGCAAGGGGATGATTCCAGGTCGTGATAACGACAGCTTTGGGGTAGGATATTACTATCTGACCGTCAGCGATAAACTCCCCCGGGTCATCGAAAGACGAACCCGGGAGGAACAGGGCGTGGAACTCTACTACAACATTGCCGTAACACCTTGGTTACATATTACCCCTGACTTCCAGATTATCGAACCAACGAGGGAAGATGTGGATACAACCCTTGTGGCGGGGGTGCGGATGAAGATAGAGTTCTGA
- a CDS encoding tetratricopeptide repeat protein, whose translation MSFLICIGCHKAQQNISTQEAIKAQYVGRETCKPCHENIYAQYTGSDHDLAMDFATDATALGDFNNASFNHLGITSKFYKRDGRYFVFTEGEGGAFQEFAIAYTFGVRPLQQYLVEFPKGRLQTLPLCWDTRPKEQGGQRWFHIYGNERIPPDDMLYWTKISQNWNYMCAECHSTNLKKNYDVASGRYNTTWSEIDVSCEACHGPGSRHVEWAEAEANGKDTQGYTDMGLSIRLKNDEDEEVTWIFDKKLATYKPSAPRRRHKEVEMCARCHSRRGVISEDYVHGKPLLDTHYPHVLEENLYYPDGQIRDEVYEYGSFLQSKMYQSGIVCTDCHDPHTTRRRKEGNELCYSCHQPEKYGSHEHHFHKLDSAGSQCVECHMPARTYMVVDPRRDHSFRVPRPDLSKKLGVPNACNDCHADKSTAWAAEHFAKWYGQPKSGMHYGEIFRDASRCTPGTDADLVHLVEDNQQSSMVRATAILQLRNYPNESSLKTLGKMLQDSNPLIRSAAVASLDVLPPKDRVHFLLPVLQDSVRLVRTLAARSIAAVPSDVLSNEAWQQSEVAIKEYEETQLLNADYPATLINLGNLYLERGEFDRAAATYKKAIEIEPAFVPGYINLADVCRLQNRDEEGRVILQNALEIAPESAPAHHAMGLLMIRAGNHKSALHHLRKAALLAPENAQYHYVYGIALNSLEMSGQAISVLKRALTRNPYDRDLLVSLATIHRDRGEFEKALRYAVGLCKNYPDNKNYQQLEQQLRALAARQGDKPGGKN comes from the coding sequence GTGTCTTTTCTGATATGCATTGGCTGTCATAAAGCACAGCAGAATATTTCCACGCAAGAGGCAATAAAAGCACAGTATGTTGGCAGAGAGACATGCAAACCGTGCCATGAAAATATCTATGCACAATATACAGGTTCCGATCATGATCTCGCAATGGACTTTGCTACTGATGCAACGGCGCTTGGCGATTTCAACAACGCCTCGTTCAATCACTTGGGTATAACATCGAAGTTTTACAAAAGGGATGGCAGGTATTTTGTTTTTACTGAAGGTGAAGGAGGCGCATTTCAGGAATTCGCCATTGCATACACCTTCGGTGTGCGGCCTTTGCAGCAGTATCTTGTTGAGTTTCCCAAAGGTCGCCTGCAAACCCTGCCTCTGTGCTGGGATACAAGGCCGAAAGAACAAGGCGGCCAGCGCTGGTTTCATATTTACGGCAACGAACGTATTCCGCCGGATGATATGCTCTACTGGACAAAGATTTCACAGAACTGGAATTATATGTGCGCTGAATGTCATTCCACCAATCTGAAAAAAAATTACGATGTTGCCAGCGGTCGTTACAATACCACATGGTCTGAAATTGATGTGTCGTGTGAGGCGTGTCACGGACCGGGCTCACGGCACGTTGAATGGGCAGAAGCAGAGGCAAACGGCAAAGATACACAAGGCTACACGGATATGGGCTTGTCAATTCGATTAAAGAATGACGAAGACGAAGAAGTGACGTGGATATTCGATAAGAAGCTGGCTACCTACAAGCCAAGCGCCCCACGGCGCAGACATAAAGAGGTCGAGATGTGCGCGCGTTGTCACAGCCGCCGGGGAGTCATCAGCGAGGACTATGTGCACGGAAAACCATTGCTGGATACCCACTACCCGCACGTACTGGAGGAGAACCTCTACTATCCGGACGGACAGATTCGTGACGAAGTTTATGAGTACGGTTCATTCTTGCAGAGCAAGATGTATCAGTCTGGGATTGTCTGCACGGATTGCCATGATCCGCACACTACCCGTCGCCGGAAGGAAGGTAATGAATTATGCTACTCGTGTCACCAGCCGGAGAAATACGGCTCGCACGAGCACCATTTTCACAAGCTGGATTCTGCTGGATCGCAATGTGTCGAGTGTCATATGCCAGCTCGTACTTACATGGTAGTCGATCCGCGCCGTGATCACAGCTTCCGTGTTCCGCGACCCGACTTATCAAAGAAACTCGGTGTGCCGAATGCCTGCAACGATTGCCATGCAGACAAGTCGACGGCATGGGCAGCAGAACATTTCGCGAAGTGGTACGGTCAGCCAAAGTCAGGAATGCATTATGGCGAGATATTCCGGGACGCCAGCCGCTGTACCCCCGGCACTGATGCCGATCTCGTTCATTTAGTAGAAGACAACCAGCAATCGTCGATGGTGCGTGCCACAGCGATCTTACAATTGCGTAATTACCCCAACGAATCCTCGTTAAAAACTCTTGGAAAAATGCTGCAAGACTCCAATCCTCTTATTCGGTCTGCGGCAGTCGCCTCTCTGGATGTCTTACCGCCAAAAGACCGCGTGCATTTTCTGTTGCCGGTGCTACAGGATTCAGTACGTCTGGTGCGTACCCTTGCCGCCCGCTCCATAGCGGCGGTACCGTCCGACGTGCTATCAAATGAAGCATGGCAGCAGAGCGAGGTTGCTATAAAAGAATACGAGGAGACGCAGTTGCTCAATGCCGATTACCCGGCAACACTTATAAACCTGGGAAACCTCTACCTCGAACGAGGTGAATTTGACCGTGCAGCAGCCACATATAAAAAAGCGATTGAGATTGAGCCGGCCTTCGTCCCGGGGTATATCAACCTTGCAGATGTTTGCCGCCTGCAGAATCGCGATGAAGAAGGAAGGGTCATCTTACAAAATGCCTTAGAAATTGCGCCAGAATCAGCGCCGGCACATCACGCAATGGGACTGTTGATGATTCGAGCCGGGAATCACAAGAGCGCCCTGCACCATTTGCGCAAGGCTGCGCTGCTTGCCCCGGAGAATGCGCAATACCATTACGTTTATGGAATTGCCCTGAACTCGCTTGAAATGTCAGGACAGGCAATATCGGTTCTCAAAAGGGCATTAACTCGTAATCCTTACGACCGTGATTTGCTGGTTTCTCTGGCCACAATTCACCGGGACAGAGGCGAGTTTGAAAAAGCGTTGCGGTATGCAGTCGGATTGTGCAAGAACTACCCGGATAATAAAAATTATCAGCAATTAGAGCAGCAATTGAGGGCATTAGCTGCCCGTCAAGGAGATAAACCAGGGGGGAAGAACTAA
- a CDS encoding haloacid dehalogenase-like hydrolase, with product MKLIRIPVLATLFVVSFTMTAFAADPLPSWNAGTTKQSIEQFVAKATRQASPDFVPVAERIAVFDNDGTLWAEQPIYFQFLFALDRIKALAPQHPEWKDNEPFASLLKGDVKGALAGGERSMLEIVMATHAGMTAEEFEQIVKDWVATAKHPVTRRPYTEMVYQPMLELLVYLRANGFKTYIVSGGGIEFMRPWTEKVYGIPPEQVIGSSIRTKFELREGKPAIVRLPEIDFINDKAGKPSGIYKFIGRRPIAAFGNSDGDLQMLQWTTAGDGLRFGLIVHHTDAKREWAYDRKSAIGKLDKALDVAKKHDWTVVDMKKDWRVVYPFEKE from the coding sequence GTGAAACTCATAAGGATACCTGTGTTAGCAACTTTGTTCGTAGTCAGCTTTACCATGACGGCCTTCGCCGCCGATCCTCTCCCCTCTTGGAACGCTGGAACTACGAAGCAATCCATCGAGCAGTTTGTCGCCAAAGCAACCCGGCAAGCTTCGCCGGATTTCGTGCCGGTCGCCGAGCGCATCGCCGTCTTCGACAACGATGGCACGCTTTGGGCCGAGCAGCCGATCTATTTCCAGTTCCTGTTTGCACTTGACCGTATCAAGGCGCTTGCCCCGCAGCATCCGGAATGGAAGGATAATGAACCGTTCGCATCGTTACTCAAAGGCGATGTGAAGGGTGCGCTTGCGGGCGGCGAGCGCTCGATGCTGGAAATTGTCATGGCCACGCATGCGGGGATGACTGCTGAGGAGTTCGAGCAGATCGTGAAGGATTGGGTTGCAACCGCAAAGCATCCCGTGACCAGGCGGCCATACACGGAAATGGTCTATCAGCCGATGCTCGAACTGCTCGTCTACCTGCGCGCCAACGGCTTCAAGACGTACATCGTATCGGGTGGCGGTATAGAGTTCATGCGCCCATGGACGGAAAAGGTTTACGGTATACCGCCGGAACAGGTCATTGGCAGCAGCATCAGGACGAAGTTCGAGTTGCGTGAAGGTAAGCCCGCGATCGTGCGGTTGCCTGAAATTGATTTTATTAATGACAAGGCGGGAAAACCGTCGGGCATCTACAAGTTCATCGGCCGCCGCCCTATCGCAGCCTTTGGCAATTCCGATGGCGACCTGCAAATGCTTCAGTGGACCACTGCTGGCGATGGTTTGCGTTTCGGGCTCATTGTTCATCATACCGATGCAAAGCGGGAATGGGCATATGACCGGAAATCGGCCATTGGCAAGCTTGATAAAGCCCTCGACGTGGCGAAAAAGCATGATTGGACAGTGGTGGACATGAAAAAGGACTGGAGGGTTGTTTATCCTTTTGAAAAGGAGTGA
- a CDS encoding arylsulfatase — protein sequence MKVFRLSAIVVNLLFSALLFNTSHAIAADKGKKPNILVIWGDDIGAWNISHNNRGMMGYQTPNIDRLAREGLSFTDYYGQQSCTAGRAAFIGGNVPVRTGMTKVGMPGAKEGWQMTDVTIATVMKSLGYATAQFGKNHQGDRDEHLPTMHGFDEFFGNLYHLNAEEEPEHPDYPKNPEFRKKFGPRGVIRARADGKGGQTVEDTGPLTKKRMETVDEETLAAAKDFIQRQVKAGKPFFTWWNATRMHFRTHVKAEHRGISGQDEYSDGMVEHDRHVGELLKLLDDLKIADNTVVFYSTDNGPHYNTWPDAGTTPFRSEKNTNWEGAFRVPAFVRWPGHFPAGVTLNGIVGHEDWLPTLAAIAGDSDIKDKLAKGTELNGRRYRNYIDGTNMLDYFSGKVKESPRHEVVYTGDEGQILAMRFDDWKAVFQEQKEEKTVRIWLEPFTELRAPMLFNLRRDPFEKAQHASNTYWDWYIDHIFVIVPLQAMAGKFLTTMKEYPPSQTPGSFNLEKIKKQIESAAGGR from the coding sequence ATGAAAGTATTTCGATTGAGCGCTATAGTTGTGAACCTGCTTTTTTCCGCTTTACTTTTTAACACAAGCCATGCGATTGCCGCTGACAAGGGCAAAAAGCCCAACATTCTCGTCATCTGGGGTGATGACATCGGCGCCTGGAACATCAGCCACAACAATCGCGGTATGATGGGTTACCAGACGCCCAACATTGACCGCCTTGCAAGGGAAGGTTTGTCGTTCACCGATTACTACGGCCAGCAGAGCTGCACCGCCGGGCGCGCCGCATTCATCGGCGGTAACGTGCCGGTACGCACCGGCATGACCAAGGTCGGCATGCCTGGCGCTAAGGAAGGCTGGCAGATGACCGACGTCACTATCGCCACCGTGATGAAGAGTCTCGGCTACGCTACGGCGCAATTCGGCAAGAACCATCAGGGCGACCGGGACGAACACCTGCCCACCATGCACGGCTTTGACGAGTTCTTCGGCAACCTTTATCACCTCAACGCAGAAGAGGAACCTGAGCATCCAGACTATCCGAAAAATCCGGAGTTCCGCAAGAAGTTCGGCCCGCGCGGAGTAATCAGGGCCAGGGCAGACGGCAAGGGCGGGCAGACCGTTGAAGATACCGGCCCGCTGACGAAGAAACGCATGGAGACGGTGGACGAGGAAACCCTCGCCGCTGCCAAGGACTTCATCCAGCGCCAGGTGAAGGCCGGTAAGCCGTTTTTCACATGGTGGAACGCCACCCGCATGCACTTTCGAACGCATGTGAAGGCTGAGCACCGCGGCATCTCCGGACAGGATGAATACAGCGACGGCATGGTCGAACACGACCGGCACGTGGGCGAACTGCTCAAGCTGCTTGATGACCTCAAGATCGCCGACAACACCGTCGTATTTTACTCGACCGACAATGGTCCGCACTACAACACCTGGCCGGATGCCGGTACCACCCCGTTCCGCAGTGAGAAAAATACGAACTGGGAGGGCGCCTTTCGCGTACCGGCCTTCGTCCGCTGGCCAGGCCATTTCCCCGCCGGGGTAACGTTAAACGGCATCGTAGGGCACGAGGACTGGCTGCCGACACTCGCCGCCATTGCTGGTGATTCCGACATCAAAGACAAGCTCGCCAAAGGCACAGAGCTGAACGGCCGGAGATACCGCAACTACATCGACGGAACGAACATGCTGGACTATTTCTCCGGCAAGGTGAAGGAATCGCCCCGTCACGAGGTTGTTTACACCGGCGATGAAGGCCAGATCCTGGCGATGCGCTTTGACGACTGGAAGGCCGTATTCCAGGAGCAGAAGGAAGAGAAAACGGTGCGTATCTGGCTGGAACCTTTTACTGAACTGCGTGCGCCAATGTTGTTTAATCTGCGCCGCGACCCGTTCGAAAAGGCCCAGCACGCCTCCAACACCTATTGGGACTGGTATATTGACCACATCTTCGTTATCGTGCCGCTGCAAGCAATGGCCGGGAAGTTCCTGACGACCATGAAGGAGTATCCGCCGAGCCAGACGCCGGGATCGTTTAACCTGGAGAAGATTAAGAAACAGATCGAATCCGCGGCGGGAGGCAGGTGA
- a CDS encoding arylsulfatase: MKTTVRKWTRFMVLTAIGLIVPAVFGPTGTQEAADKLDRTILPIPEPKRPVYKELDARKVKAPPHDEVKAPSGAPNVVIVLIDDLGFGATSTFGGPIVTPTLDGLAQNGLRYNNFHTTALCSPTRAALKSGRNHHTVNMGFITEMATSIPGATGQIPNATAPLAEMLRLNGYSTAAFGKWHETAAWETSVSGPFDRWPTHQGFDKFYGFIGGETNQWAPFLFDGVTQVELPDDPNYHFMTDMTDKAVAWIKYQKALTPDKPFFVYFAPGAVHAPHHVPREWIARWKGKFDQGWDKLREETLARQIKLGIVPAGTKLAQKPQAIRDWDMLSADEKRLFTHQAEVFAAYLDYTDHEIGRMLKAVEATGQLENTLIFYIAGDNGTSAEGGENGMFNEYTYFNGVREEVPDLLKALDAWGSPETYPHMAAGWALAFDAPFGWMKQVASDFGGTRNGMVVHWPRGIKAKNETRTQFSHVIDVAPTVLEAADLPEPKVVDGTPQIPMEGVSMVYTFDNAKANDRHVIQYFEIAGNRAIYHDGWFARTIHRAPWERESRNPLQNDVWELYDARADFSLTYDLAVKNPKKLAEMQALFMKEAEKRHVLPLDDRLFERALASAVGRPDLMAGRTSLTLAEGMTGMLENVFLSVKNKSKTITAEVEVPEGGANGAILVQGGRFGGWALYVRDGKPAYDYNWLGMQRSSIVATQPLAPGKATIKFDFAYDGGGLGKGGMGTIFVNGQKVAEGRIERTQPMMFSADETADVGIDLGTPVVEAIGAERKSRFTGHIPKVTIETHDARAATDAAAQGTQK, translated from the coding sequence ATGAAAACGACAGTAAGGAAATGGACGAGATTTATGGTTCTTACCGCTATAGGGCTGATAGTGCCTGCGGTTTTTGGTCCGACAGGCACCCAGGAGGCTGCCGACAAACTCGACCGCACGATCCTGCCCATCCCGGAGCCGAAGCGTCCGGTTTACAAGGAGCTCGACGCACGCAAGGTAAAGGCGCCACCCCACGATGAGGTCAAGGCCCCGTCCGGCGCCCCGAATGTGGTGATCGTATTGATCGACGATCTGGGCTTTGGCGCAACGAGCACGTTCGGCGGTCCGATCGTCACTCCGACACTCGACGGCCTGGCGCAGAACGGATTACGCTACAACAACTTTCATACCACTGCCCTGTGCTCGCCGACCAGGGCTGCGCTCAAGTCTGGCCGCAATCACCACACCGTCAACATGGGCTTCATCACAGAAATGGCGACATCTATTCCGGGGGCAACGGGCCAGATACCCAATGCGACGGCTCCGCTGGCGGAAATGCTGCGACTGAATGGTTACAGCACGGCGGCTTTTGGCAAATGGCATGAAACCGCTGCGTGGGAAACCAGTGTCTCTGGCCCTTTCGACCGCTGGCCGACCCACCAGGGCTTTGACAAATTCTATGGCTTCATCGGAGGCGAAACAAACCAGTGGGCGCCGTTCCTGTTCGACGGCGTGACCCAGGTCGAACTGCCGGACGATCCAAACTACCACTTCATGACCGACATGACGGACAAGGCGGTTGCCTGGATCAAGTACCAGAAGGCTCTGACGCCGGACAAACCCTTTTTCGTCTATTTCGCGCCCGGGGCCGTGCATGCGCCACACCATGTGCCCAGGGAATGGATTGCCCGCTGGAAAGGCAAGTTTGACCAGGGATGGGATAAACTGCGCGAAGAAACGCTTGCCCGTCAGATCAAGCTCGGCATTGTTCCGGCAGGAACGAAGCTTGCGCAGAAGCCTCAGGCGATCAGGGATTGGGACATGCTGTCCGCCGATGAGAAACGTCTGTTCACGCATCAGGCCGAAGTATTCGCTGCCTATCTCGATTACACCGATCACGAAATCGGCCGGATGCTCAAGGCAGTCGAGGCAACTGGACAGCTTGAAAATACCCTTATTTTCTATATCGCCGGCGACAATGGCACCAGTGCAGAAGGCGGCGAGAATGGTATGTTCAACGAATATACCTACTTCAACGGTGTGCGTGAGGAGGTGCCCGACCTGCTCAAGGCGCTCGATGCATGGGGATCGCCCGAGACTTACCCCCACATGGCTGCAGGCTGGGCGCTGGCGTTTGATGCGCCGTTCGGCTGGATGAAGCAGGTGGCATCGGACTTCGGCGGCACCCGCAACGGCATGGTGGTCCACTGGCCCAGGGGCATCAAGGCGAAGAACGAGACCCGTACCCAATTCAGCCATGTGATTGACGTGGCGCCGACTGTTCTCGAAGCAGCAGACTTGCCGGAACCGAAAGTGGTCGACGGCACGCCGCAGATTCCAATGGAAGGCGTGAGCATGGTCTACACGTTCGACAATGCCAAAGCCAATGACCGTCACGTTATCCAATACTTCGAGATTGCCGGCAACCGCGCCATTTACCACGACGGCTGGTTCGCGCGGACTATCCACCGGGCGCCATGGGAGCGGGAGTCGCGCAATCCCCTGCAAAATGATGTCTGGGAGCTGTATGACGCCCGCGCCGACTTCAGCCTGACCTACGATCTCGCCGTGAAGAACCCGAAGAAGCTCGCGGAGATGCAGGCGCTTTTCATGAAAGAAGCCGAGAAACGCCATGTGCTGCCCCTTGATGACCGGCTGTTTGAACGAGCCTTGGCATCAGCGGTCGGCCGCCCTGACTTGATGGCAGGGCGAACTTCACTAACCCTGGCCGAGGGCATGACCGGCATGCTGGAAAACGTCTTCCTTAGCGTGAAGAACAAGTCCAAGACCATCACCGCCGAGGTCGAGGTGCCGGAGGGCGGTGCGAATGGTGCCATTCTGGTACAAGGCGGACGCTTCGGCGGCTGGGCGCTCTACGTCAGGGACGGCAAGCCTGCGTATGACTACAACTGGCTTGGCATGCAGCGAAGCAGCATTGTTGCAACGCAGCCACTCGCTCCCGGCAAGGCGACCATCAAGTTCGACTTCGCCTATGACGGCGGCGGGTTGGGCAAAGGAGGCATGGGCACAATCTTCGTGAATGGCCAGAAGGTGGCGGAGGGACGGATCGAGAGAACGCAGCCTATGATGTTTTCGGCGGACGAAACCGCCGACGTGGGTATCGACCTCGGAACACCGGTCGTCGAGGCCATTGGCGCCGAACGCAAGTCACGCTTTACCGGTCATATCCCGAAGGTGACTATCGAAACTCATGACGCACGTGCCGCAACAGACGCTGCGGCGCAGGGCACTCAAAAATAG
- a CDS encoding DUF4143 domain-containing protein — translation MNISGCGGELYYWRTPNQTEIDFVWMRGKKAIGFEVKAATVWKKEYSGVLNQRFREKLLQKCFGIYLGDTRLKDHEVHVLPLKEFMRDIALGKILNIA, via the coding sequence ATGAATATTTCCGGTTGTGGTGGCGAATTGTATTATTGGAGGACTCCCAATCAGACAGAGATTGATTTTGTTTGGATGCGCGGGAAGAAAGCAATCGGCTTTGAGGTGAAGGCTGCGACTGTTTGGAAGAAAGAATACTCAGGTGTGCTTAATCAACGATTCCGGGAAAAACTACTTCAGAAATGCTTTGGGATTTATCTGGGGGATACCCGTTTAAAGGATCATGAAGTCCATGTTTTGCCGCTTAAAGAATTTATGAGGGATATTGCTCTTGGCAAAATATTAAATATAGCCTGA
- a CDS encoding chalcone isomerase family protein produces the protein MIRKILIVIFFALTIITTAQAKEIGGVNLPDTIMSGKEHLVLNGAGLRKKFFVKAYAGGLYLKTKEDSAKKIVNADEPMAIRLQFIYDGVSCKQLVEGWNEGFANATMGNPGPIKERADTFNSFFTEDARKGDIYDIVYAPGEGVYVSIKGKLMGTIKGLDFKKALFAIWLGEKPVDTSLKQGMLGK, from the coding sequence ATGATCAGAAAAATTCTTATCGTAATATTCTTTGCTTTGACCATCATAACGACGGCACAGGCAAAAGAAATCGGAGGCGTAAACCTGCCTGACACGATCATGTCAGGAAAGGAGCATCTCGTGTTGAATGGGGCCGGACTACGCAAAAAATTTTTCGTCAAGGCTTATGCAGGGGGGCTTTATCTCAAGACAAAAGAGGATAGTGCAAAAAAGATTGTGAATGCTGATGAACCGATGGCAATCCGATTACAGTTTATCTATGACGGAGTTTCCTGCAAACAACTGGTTGAAGGGTGGAACGAAGGATTTGCCAATGCCACCATGGGAAATCCCGGACCTATTAAGGAGAGAGCCGATACGTTCAATTCCTTCTTCACAGAAGATGCCAGAAAAGGGGACATCTATGATATTGTCTACGCGCCGGGAGAAGGGGTGTACGTATCGATTAAAGGAAAACTGATGGGCACAATCAAGGGGCTTGATTTCAAAAAGGCCCTGTTTGCCATCTGGCTGGGGGAGAAGCCCGTGGATACTTCCCTGAAACAGGGGATGCTGGGCAAATAG